In the Bartonella apihabitans genome, TTTCTTTATACATTTGGCTGGATTTCAAATATCGGGGAAAATACTTCCAGAAAGAATTTTAATATGAAACGTTTACTCTGTTCCTTTTTTGTGGCTGGTTTACTTTGTTCTACTTTATCAGCCGGTGCCGCTAATGATAAGGGTGGCAAGCCCAATGCCGCGACGTTGCCGAATGGTGCATCGTCATTGACTGAAACCTATGGGCTGTGGACCGTCAATTGTGCCATACAAAATGGCGAAAAAGCTTGTGCGCTGCTCCGTCAGGAAGTTAACAACCAGAACCAGCCGGTCATCAGCATGAATGTTTCGACAAACAATAACGGCGATGTTTCCGGTGTTATTGTTGTGCCTTTCGGCATTCTGGTTTCCAAACCCGTAAAGCTTCAGGTTGATGATACCAAGGCGGTTGTCGAAACAGGTGTTCGTACCTGTATGCCTGTCGGTTGCATTGTTCCTGTTGCCTTTGACAAAACGTCAACTCAGGCTTTGCGCGCTGGTAAACAACTCAATGTCAAGGCGACTTCGGCCGGAAATAATGAACAGCCGCTGGATAATCTCTTCGTGCAGCTTGATGGTTTCGGCCCGGCTCTTGATCGCTTGAATGCACTAAAAAAATAATTCGGCAACTCTATAATCATTCGATCACTATGATTTGGAAAAATGGCTCGAAAGAGCCATTTTCATTTTTTGAATAATAGAAGCCTTAATGCATTGAGTGTGACGAGAACAGTCGCTCCGGTATCGGCCATGACCGCAAGCCAAAGGCCTGTAATGCCGAAGATTGTTGTCAGAAGAAAGATCAACTTCAAACCGAGCGCTATGGCGACATTTTCCTTGATATTCAACATGGTCGCCCGGGCAAGGGAAATAAGTGTCGGTATATCGCTCACGCGGTTACGCAATATGGCTGCATCGGCTGTTTCCAAGGCCACATCCGTTCCCGAGCCCATGGCAATGCCGACATTTGCGGCGGCAAGTGCCGGTGCGTCATTGATACCATCGCCAACCATAGCAACAATATGATTTTTGCCAAGTTCCTTGATGGCTTCCACTTTCATGCCCGGCATCAATTCGGCTTTGACTGCAAGTCCGAGTTTTCTTGCAATGGCTTCTCCGGTCTGTTTATTGTCACCGGTCAGCATAACGGCTTCAATGTTTAACCGGCGGAGTTCTTCCAAAGCCTCGAGCGCATCGTCCCTTGGCTCGTCGCGCATTGCAATAACGCCGATTGCCTTGCCATCATGATGAACAACAACGACTGTTTTTCCTTCGCTTTCGAATTTGTCGGCACTTTTTTGCAATGTTTGGCCGATAACACCGTAATCGTGCGAAAATCTCGGTGCACCTATGAAAACCGGCTTGCCTTTCCATTCGGCAATAATGCCTTTACCGGCAACGGCTTTGACATCTTTCACCGAAACGGCTTCGATTTTCCGTTTTCCGCTTTCGGTGATAATGGCAACAGCAAGCGGGTGGCTCGATTCCCGTTCCAGAGCAACGGCAAGTTGCAATACCTCGTTTTCCGAATATTCGGTTGCAACAACATCTGTGACAACGGGTGTGCCCTTGGTCAAAGTACCGGTTTTATCGAATGTTATGCAATCAACCTTCGATAAAGTCTCGACGACGTTTCCGCCCTTCACAAGAAGACCATGACGGGTGCCGGTTGAAAGTCCGGATGCAATGGCCGCCGGAACAGAAATAACAAGCGCACAAGGGCAACCGATCAATAATAGAGCCAATCCGCGATAAGTTCCATTCTCTCCATTGCCCGTCAAAGAGTGGGGGGATGATGGCGACGAGGATCGCGATACCGACGATAATCGGCATATAGATTTTAGAAAAAGCATCGATAAACCGTTCTGTCGGGGCTTTCGCATCCTGTGCTTCTTCAACAAGCGAGATGATGCGGGCAATGGTATTATCGGAGGGCTTGGTTTCCACACGAATACGCAATGTTGATTCATTATTGATGGAACCGGCAAAAACCTTGCTGTTGATCGTCTTTGTTACGGGGATCGATTCACCGGTAATTGGCGATTCATCAACACCGGAGGTTCCTTCTATAACAACACCGTCAGCTGGCAAACGATCGCCCGGTCTTGCAAGGACAATATCTGAAATCCGAAGGCTTTCGGCAGGCACTTCTTCAAGCTTGCCGTCCACTTCTTTCCACGCGGTTTTAGGAGCAAGTTTGCTTAATGATTTGATGCCTGCACGTGCGTGACCCGTTGCAACACCCTCAAGCACTTCACCAACACAGAAGAGAAAAACAACCACGGCGGCTTCCTGGGTTGCATTAATGAAAATGGCACCGATTGCCGCAATGGTCATCAGCATTTCAATGGTAAAGGGACTGCCATTTTTCAATGCGGCAAACGCCCGTTTTGCAACCGGAAGAAGTGCAGCGAGTGCGGCAATTGTAAAAAACCAGAATGAAAAATGTGGTAAAAATGCTGATGCGATATATGCAAGAGCAAGGAGAACACCGGACAAGATCGCCGCTTGGCCTTTTTGCGTCTGGTACCAGTATTTTTCTTCCTGTTGTTCCCGTGGCTGGTCATTGTCGATTTTATGCAGGCGATAACCAAGTGAAGCGACTGTTTTTTCTATCTCTTCGGGGCTCACACGGCTTTTATCGGCTTTTAAAGACAGTCTTTCTCTGGTGAGCGACACATGGACATTTTCGACACCCGACATGCGTTCCAGAGCGGTGGTAATTGTTCTTGCACAGGCGGCGCAATCCATGCCTTCAACGCGCCATAAAGAATCATTTCCCGCCTCTAACCGCGGGTCATCATCGACAATTTCTTCATCCTCGTCATCATGCTCATGGGAATGATTATGGTGTTCATGCGAATGATCATGACAATGGTCAGCTGAGCAATGATCATGCGCGTGTTCATGGTGCTCGTCATGATGATGTCCGGCATTCAAGTGATGTTCATGATCATGTTCTTTTTCATTTTCGGACGCCGGTTTTGCCTCGGCTCTACATTGTGCGGCTTCTATTGGCAAAGAGATAATTTCATGATGTTTGTCATCATATCCGGCCTCAGTGGCGCTATTCTTTTGATGATCATGACCATGTGGAATAGTTTCTTTTTCGACTTCAGCCATGGGGCTATCTCCTGTTTCGGCTTTTCCGTCTTGCAGCGAAAATCTCGACACTCGAAAATTGATGAGCGTTGAATTTCGTCGTTGAAATTTGGCTCTCGAAATCCGCCAACTGAAATTTCAAAAAGGACATTTCCGATGGTGGAATTCATTGTCGAATAATTATATAATTCCTGTAGTAACTACAGCTTCAAGAGGAAAAATGCAGAAAATTTATTTTTCTATTGGCGAACTTTCAAAACATAGTGGCTGCAATATCGAAACCATCCGTTATTATGGAAAAATTGGCCTACTTGACGAGCCGGAGCGTACAGAAGGCAATCAGCGCCGTTATGTCGAGGCCGATTACAAGCGCCTATTGTTTATTTTAAGAGCCAGAAATCTCGGCTTTTCGATAGAGGCTATACGCCAGCTTATAGCGCTTTCCAAACATCCGGATGATCCATGCGGGGAAGCGGATACCATTGCCCACAAGCAACTTGCAGAAACACGTACGAAAATTGCACGATTGAAAATTCTGGAAAAAGAGCTGGAGAGGATAACGAAGCCGTGCGTCGGCCACAAAATACATGAATGCAAGGTTATTGAAAGCCTTGCAGATACAAGCTCTCTTCAAGCATGACAGCTTGAAGAGAGAATTCTGATGATTTTTACAAGGCTTGAGGCGTGTAGCCTTCTTCCTTCATAATGTTGGCCAAACTTGCCTTGTCGGCCACACCTTTGACTTTGACGAGATGTTTGTCGAGTTCGATATTGACATCGGCAGACGGATATTTTTCTTTGATTGCGTTGGTGATTGTTTTTACACAATGCCCGCATGTCATATCTTCTACCTTGAATAAGCTTGTGTTTTGATCAGACATTTTTATATTCCTTTGCCTATTGACTATTTACTATAATATGAGGGGTTCCTATAGGGTAAGGTCAAGGGCGGGGAGTTGTTTATTTTTATAAAGCCCGTAAAACAGGAAAATGATGAAGTCTGCACGTAATTTGAATAGTGATGACATACGCACGCTGGGTCTTGCCTCTTTGGGGGGAGCACTCGAGTTCTATGACTTCATTATATTTGTGTTTTTTACAGCCGAAATTTCCCATACGGTTCTCCCCTCGGAAATGTCGCCTTGGCTTGCCACAACGTGAACCTATGGCATATTTGCCGCCGGTTATCTGATGCGCCCCATCGGGGGAGTCGTCATGGCACATCTTGGCGATAAACTCGGGCGCAAGCGTATTTTTACGTTCTCGGTCCTTTTGATGTCGCTTGCAACTTTGGGCATGGCTTTTGTGCCGACTTATAACCATTTCGGTATTCTTTCTCCGCTTATTCTTTTGGCCTGCCGGATGATGCAAGGGTTGGCCGTTGGCGGCGAAGTTCCCGGTGCATGGACATTTGTAGCCGAGCATGTTCCGGAACGTCATGTCGGGCTTTCAACAGGTGTTCTTACCTCGGGTCTTTCCCTCGGCATTCTGATCGGTTCTTTTATCGCTTTTGCAATCAACCATATTGTTCATAACAATGTTTTGCCGTGGCCTGAAAATGTAACCGATTTTTGGGGCTGGAGAGTTGCCTTCGTCATTGGTGGGATTTTCGGGCTGATTGCGGTCTGGCTCAGGCGTTTTCTGGAAGAAACGCCGATATTCAAAGAGTTGAAAAGGAAAAAAGCTCTCTCCAAAGAAATTCCTTTGAAGGTGGTTTTGACGAAATATCTGGGAAGCGTTGTCGTAGCAGTTCTTTTGACGTGGACTTTATCGGCAACAATTATGATCAGTACTTTGCTCACGCCCAACTATATGAAAGCTGCACCTTATAATTATTCGGGTGATATCACCCTTGCGGCCAATTCGATAACCAGTTTTTTCCTTATTCTTGGAACGCCGGTTGCAGGATTTCTGTGTGACCGCTTCGGTAGCGGCAAGTTTTTTACGTTTTCCGGAATTGTTTTTGCAGTCGTTTCCTACATTTTTTATCATTGTGCCGGCTATTCAACGACTTTGCTCTTTGTGCTTTCGGCCTTTCTCGGTTTTTTCGCCGGCTATGTCGGTTCGGTCGCTTATGTGATTGTTCGTAGTTTTCCTGCAACGGTAAGGTTTTCCGGTTTGTCTTTTTCTTATAATATTGCCTATGCGGTTTTCGGTGGTTTGACACCATGGGCAATCAATTTGATGCAACCGGTTTTTCCCATGTTCCATATGTGGTATCTGATTATCATTTCCCTTCTTGCAAGCCTTGTCGGGCTTTACCTGATTTTTTACGGGGAAAAGAAACAAATGCCGATAGGGATAGAAGAGCTTGAAACAAAGGATTTATGATTGCTACGACCGAAATATGCATCAAATTCAAAAATTTCCGGTGTTCTCGGCGGTTTTCACGAAAAGCTTGCATGCTCGTTAAAAAAGTCTTGCTCATCAAACATTTGAATGGCAATTTTGCTGTTCATCGACTTTCGAAGGAATAGAGAATGATTTATGCTTTGCTATCTGTGATAGATATGATCTTTAGTGTCTATATTTTCATTCTCATTGCGGGCGCTGTTTTTTCCTGGCTCTATGCGTTCAACATCGTTAATCCGCACAACCCGCTGATAGCTGCAATCGGCAATTTCCTTTATCGGTCAACCGAACCGGTACTCGCGCCAATCCGTCGTATTCTGCCAAACTTGGGATCAATCGATATTTCGCCGATTGTCGTATTCCTGATTATCTATTTTATCCGTATCTTTATGTGGCGCGCCTATGCCGGACTCTTTTTCTAAATCCGGATGGCATATGCGGGATTTAAAAACTGGCCAAAGAAGATGGTAAGGGGTGTGGTTGGCATCCCTCATTTAGGTGATCGTTTCTGTGGCCATTAGTGAGCTTTTTTATTCCGGCTTAAAAATACTGCACCTAAACACAAAATGTTGGTAAAGATGAGGTAGAAGGCAGGCGAGGCGGGATTGCCGGTGAGCTCCAATATCCATGTAACAACGATTTGCGCTGTTCCGCCAAAGAGCGAAATTCCCAAAGCATAAGAGATAGAAAATCCGGTGGCTCGCAATCTTTTCGGGAAACATTCACATAAGAATATAACAATTCCGGCACCGCTAATGTTCTGCAAGGCTGTGAAAATGGTGATGACGCCGAAGAACACCCAAATGCTGTCGAATTGGTTGACGAGATAAAGTCCCGGCCACAGGATAACGAGCAATATGATGCGGGGAGCAACGATTGTTATCCGCCGTCCGAACCGGTCGGCACAATAACCGCCAATTAATGCAAAAATAACAACCCCCAATCCGACAACAAAAGTGGCAAGCATCGCAAAGTTCTCGCCATAATGCAGCTCGGTCAGCGCATAAGTCGTTGTGTAATTTAAAAAATATTGCGTAACGGTACTGCCTGAAAGGACGAATATCCCGATGAAAATCAGAGCACTGTGATGCTGGAATATTTCTTTTAGCAGTCCCTTTGTCGAGTTATTTTCGGCTTTGTCTTCAAGTTTTAATGTTTCACCAAGATGACGACGCATCAAAATCGCAATCGGTAAAATGCAAAGCCCCAGACCAAAAGCAATGCGCCATCCCCAATCGGTTTGTTGTTGATGGGTCAGATAAAGGCTTAAGATATAGCCGACCAAACCGGCAGTTATTGCCGCGCCACCCTGTGCAACAATCTGCCAACTCGCATAGAAAGCGCGTTTTCCTTCCGGAGCAGCCTCCATGATGAACGTTGTTGCAGGCCCTGCTTCTCCACCCCAAGCGAGCCCTTGTGCCAATCTGGCAATCACCAGCAATATGGGTGCTGCAATTCCGATGTGCTCATAACCCGGTAGAAGAATAAGGCCTGCAGTGCCGATCGCCATCAACAACATTGTCAGGATCATTGCGGGTTTGCGTCCGACCTTGTCGGCATAGGTGCCGATGAGGATTGCCCCCAAGGGGCGGGCTATAAAACCTATGCCGAATGTTGAAACCGAAGACATCAGGCTGATAAACTCGTTGTCAGATGGAAAAAAAGTTTTCCCGATCATGACAGCGAATGTTGTGTAGACGATAAAATCGTAAAATTCGACAGCATTACCGATAGCAACAGCGGCAACATCACCTTTGGTAATGTTATGGCTTTTGTGAGGGGCTTTTA is a window encoding:
- a CDS encoding invasion associated locus B family protein, coding for MKRLLCSFFVAGLLCSTLSAGAANDKGGKPNAATLPNGASSLTETYGLWTVNCAIQNGEKACALLRQEVNNQNQPVISMNVSTNNNGDVSGVIVVPFGILVSKPVKLQVDDTKAVVETGVRTCMPVGCIVPVAFDKTSTQALRAGKQLNVKATSAGNNEQPLDNLFVQLDGFGPALDRLNALKK
- a CDS encoding heavy metal translocating P-type ATPase yields the protein MSVPAAIASGLSTGTRHGLLVKGGNVVETLSKVDCITFDKTGTLTKGTPVVTDVVATEYSENEVLQLAVALERESSHPLAVAIITESGKRKIEAVSVKDVKAVAGKGIIAEWKGKPVFIGAPRFSHDYGVIGQTLQKSADKFESEGKTVVVVHHDGKAIGVIAMRDEPRDDALEALEELRRLNIEAVMLTGDNKQTGEAIARKLGLAVKAELMPGMKVEAIKELGKNHIVAMVGDGINDAPALAAANVGIAMGSGTDVALETADAAILRNRVSDIPTLISLARATMLNIKENVAIALGLKLIFLLTTIFGITGLWLAVMADTGATVLVTLNALRLLLFKK
- a CDS encoding cation-translocating P-type ATPase; protein product: MAEVEKETIPHGHDHQKNSATEAGYDDKHHEIISLPIEAAQCRAEAKPASENEKEHDHEHHLNAGHHHDEHHEHAHDHCSADHCHDHSHEHHNHSHEHDDEDEEIVDDDPRLEAGNDSLWRVEGMDCAACARTITTALERMSGVENVHVSLTRERLSLKADKSRVSPEEIEKTVASLGYRLHKIDNDQPREQQEEKYWYQTQKGQAAILSGVLLALAYIASAFLPHFSFWFFTIAALAALLPVAKRAFAALKNGSPFTIEMLMTIAAIGAIFINATQEAAVVVFLFCVGEVLEGVATGHARAGIKSLSKLAPKTAWKEVDGKLEEVPAESLRISDIVLARPGDRLPADGVVIEGTSGVDESPITGESIPVTKTINSKVFAGSINNESTLRIRVETKPSDNTIARIISLVEEAQDAKAPTERFIDAFSKIYMPIIVGIAILVAIIPPLFDGQWREWNLSRIGSIIDRLPLCACYFCSGGHCIRTFNRHPSWSSCEGRKRRRDFIEG
- a CDS encoding helix-turn-helix domain-containing protein; the protein is MQKIYFSIGELSKHSGCNIETIRYYGKIGLLDEPERTEGNQRRYVEADYKRLLFILRARNLGFSIEAIRQLIALSKHPDDPCGEADTIAHKQLAETRTKIARLKILEKELERITKPCVGHKIHECKVIESLADTSSLQA
- a CDS encoding heavy-metal-associated domain-containing protein; this encodes MSDQNTSLFKVEDMTCGHCVKTITNAIKEKYPSADVNIELDKHLVKVKGVADKASLANIMKEEGYTPQAL
- a CDS encoding YggT family protein; translated protein: MIYALLSVIDMIFSVYIFILIAGAVFSWLYAFNIVNPHNPLIAAIGNFLYRSTEPVLAPIRRILPNLGSIDISPIVVFLIIYFIRIFMWRAYAGLFF
- a CDS encoding MFS transporter, whose product is MDAAVKAPHKSHNITKGDVAAVAIGNAVEFYDFIVYTTFAVMIGKTFFPSDNEFISLMSSVSTFGIGFIARPLGAILIGTYADKVGRKPAMILTMLLMAIGTAGLILLPGYEHIGIAAPILLVIARLAQGLAWGGEAGPATTFIMEAAPEGKRAFYASWQIVAQGGAAITAGLVGYILSLYLTHQQQTDWGWRIAFGLGLCILPIAILMRRHLGETLKLEDKAENNSTKGLLKEIFQHHSALIFIGIFVLSGSTVTQYFLNYTTTYALTELHYGENFAMLATFVVGLGVVIFALIGGYCADRFGRRITIVAPRIILLVILWPGLYLVNQFDSIWVFFGVITIFTALQNISGAGIVIFLCECFPKRLRATGFSISYALGISLFGGTAQIVVTWILELTGNPASPAFYLIFTNILCLGAVFLSRNKKAH